One Mus pahari chromosome 10, PAHARI_EIJ_v1.1, whole genome shotgun sequence genomic window, CCGTGACCATTTAGCTCACAGACACTGTGTCCATCACATCCCAGACTCTATTGTGCCTGTTTGTAATCAACTTTGCATCTTTAGCTGTAGACAACCACTGATTTGAGTTGTGTTTCTTCTGATTAATTCATGTAAAAAGAATCACAAAGTACAGCTGTTCAGCGGctagtttctgttgtttgttcgTGTGAATCACTTGTGTAAGGTATGTCAGTGTTTGACGACATCATGATCGTCATCCCCATCTCAGTGTTTGTTTTGAATTATGGAAGAAATGGCAGCCAACAGTAGTTAATACTTTCCACATCATTGCCCACGTGAGTGCAGACtgccttccccttttctcttctcttcttatttatttattttctttttcacttggtagtcattcttttaaaatagaattaggAGCATGTGTAAGAAGTATTATTTCTCCTCTATTCAACGTATGAATTACTTGTTGTGATGTTTTAACATTCTTCCATCGTGGCTTGTGTCATCTAGGCCACAGATAAAGACCAAGCAGGCAAGGAAACCAAGTTTTTAGCCTTGGacaagtgcttgccacacagagATTTTCTTCAGGTAAGAACAACATGAGTCATTTTACAGAAGTTTTACTCTTCCAGTGATTTTAAAGAGCTAGCTACTTCCAAATTTATTTGTGctatttataatttacatttcctGAGAATTCTTTGATGTTGcttatgttaacattttaaaatttaattgattTAAAATGATTAGACTGTAAATATAAATTTTCCGATTTTGTCCTCTAGGTGTTAGAGATAGAACATGACCCCAGTGCTCCTGAATACTTAGAGTATGATGTTGAATGGCTTACTATTCTCAGGGCCACTGATGACCTGATTAATGTGACCGGGGGCCTGTGGAATATGCCTGAAGACAATGGTCTGCACACAAGGTGCGTCTGCTCCCTCAGAGCTTGCCTTCTGCACTGCATGTGCAGTTTGGTCTCTCGTCTGTGTTGTGTTCTGGTTCCTGAGGAGTTTGCTTGTCTGCAGAGCGGAGGGAGGGGCGAGGTGACAATGGTTTTGGGTTCTGAGCATCTGGCAAGCTTCCTAGCATGTGCCTGCTTGATGACCTACCACACTGTGAGCTGTAGTGGTTCCTCTGGTCTCTGATTTGGGCCTAACTTAGGGATTTATACCCCTTGGCTCTGGCACGCACTGGCCATGAGACCCCAACTTTGTACCCACAGTTGACTATTACATTTATTCTAAAGAATCTTTGCTaagttaattataattttatcatgtgggttttttaaatttttattttatgcatataggtGTCTTCCCTGCGtgaatgtctgtgcatcatgCATATGCCTGGCACTGACAGAGGTCAGAACTGGGAgtcaatccctggaactggaattacaaatggctgtgagctgaaatgtagatgctgggaattgaacccaaatcCTCTGGGAAAGTAGCCTgtattcttaaccattgagccatctctgcagctcttatgtacaatttttcttttgtttttttgacaggtttctctgtgtagccttggctgtcctagaacttactctgtagaccaggctggcctcaaactcagaaatccacctgagtgcctctgccacctgagtgctgggattaaaggcatgcgccaccactgaccagcttttatgtagaatttttaacatttttttttttttaatccttgtaTCCGGAGTCCATACTTAGGTTTCATTGCTTACTGTTTGAAGGTAATAACTTGTATAAACCAATTGCTCTGATTGTTACAGGTGGGATTATAGTGCAACGGAAGAAACTATGAAAGAAGTAATGGAAAAGTTGAACCATAACCCTAAAGTCCCCTGTAACTTCAGCATGACAGCTGCTTGTTATGATCCCAGTAAGCCACAGACACAAGTACAGCTGGTTCACAGGATCAATCCGCAGACTACTGAATTCTGTGCCCAGCTTGGCATCACAGACATTAATGTCATGATTCAGAAGGCCAAAGAAGAGCATCATCTGTGTGGTGAATATGAACAGCAGGGTGATCTGGGGACTGATGAGTCTGAAGAGGACCGGAGTGAATACAACACAGACACGTCTGCCCTGTCCTCCATTAATCCAGATGAAATACTGctggatgaagaagaggaggaggaggaagctgtaaGCGCTCGCAGTGACATGAATACACTTTCTGTGGAACCTTCTTCTGATCAAGCTTCTGACCTCTCTACAAGCTTTTCTGACGTCAGGAACTTACCAAGTTCCATGTTTGTGTCCTCTGACGATGCATCCCCCTCTCCACTAGCTGGAGAGGGGAAATCTGGTGAAGGAGTGGAGTCTGGGGATGAAAAAGACTTAGCTGAGTTTCCTCTGAAGAGGCTGAGTGGTGAACACGAGcctgaacaaaggaagaaaataaagaggaggaaCCAGGCCATCTACGCTGCAGTAGATGATGAGGATGCTAATGACGAGTGAGACGGAGGCCTGGACTGTGATAAATATAGGGGTGTGATTTCCAGACCCTATTTTTCGGGCAGAATTTCTGATTTATGACTGTACtttataataatgaaatgatGGAATTTTGGTTATAAGCTCTGTATTtagatgtatgtttgtatgattCAGATAtagacatattaaaatttcatatgaAATTTGATTGATGACCATTTTTAAGACATTCACTTCCATAGTTTTCAGCACTTACTACACATGAattttgagaaacactgttctcTAAGATGGGGCTATGAAGATTTTGTAAATTAAATGCCACTTAATTGCTGAAATTATCCTATTGGCTCTTGTATATTACATTTTGACTGAATTTTCATGTAACTTTGGTACCTATATTCAAGTTATCTTGGGATTGTGCAGTTTAATATTAAATGATATTAATATGTAATTGTTCAGTGTTAATTACATCTAATAAGAGTGTATAAATGCTGTCCATCCTGCCGCATGATAGATCAATCGATGGTAGCAAAGTCTTTTCAGAGGTCCATGTGGAACAGCTCTTGTCTGGAGTCCCAGCACAGGGGCtgcctggggagatggccctgGCCCTGGGAAGAGGAATCATGGGGTCTCAGGGTCTTTCTCATCCTGCACCACTCCTCATCCAGACACTAGGGAAGACCTGAAGTGGCTAGTGTCCATCTTGTCAGCATTTGACTTCAGGAAGCTTGGCAGCTTTGAGGCTTTTGTTTCCTTCCGGTTTCTTTTCactttaaaagattattttctttttacataggTATCTGAAACTGATTTTTCCCCACTCTTTTGAATTCCACAAACCTGGATTGTGGT contains:
- the Dbr1 gene encoding lariat debranching enzyme; amino-acid sequence: MRVAVAGCCHGELDKIYETLALAERRGSGPVDLLLCCGDFQAVRNEADLRCMAVPPKYRHMQTFYRYYSGEKKAPVLTIFIGGNHEASNHLQELPYGGWVAPNIYYLGLAGVVKYRGVRIGGISGIFKSHDYRKGHFECPPYNSSTIRSIYHVRNIEVYKLKQLKQPVHIFLSHDWPRNIYHYGNKKQLLKTKSFFRQEVENSTLGSPAASELLEHLQPAYWFSAHLHVKFAALMQHQATDKDQAGKETKFLALDKCLPHRDFLQVLEIEHDPSAPEYLEYDVEWLTILRATDDLINVTGGLWNMPEDNGLHTRWDYSATEETMKEVMEKLNHNPKVPCNFSMTAACYDPSKPQTQVQLVHRINPQTTEFCAQLGITDINVMIQKAKEEHHLCGEYEQQGDLGTDESEEDRSEYNTDTSALSSINPDEILLDEEEEEEEAVSARSDMNTLSVEPSSDQASDLSTSFSDVRNLPSSMFVSSDDASPSPLAGEGKSGEGVESGDEKDLAEFPLKRLSGEHEPEQRKKIKRRNQAIYAAVDDEDANDE